ataaacaacaatatgtcctcaacaacaacaacagcggcaacatcatcatcaacaacaacatcaccacaaatgaataatggtaatggaaATTCCAATGGCggtaataatcaaattgttgcAAGTTCAGTTGGTTCACCACAATCAactacaaataataataatagttcatcatcatcaacggcaaataataatcaatctgGTGGATCATATCCACCAAATCATCCATTAAGTGGATCAAAACATTTATGTGCCATTTGTGGTGATCGTGCATCCGGTAAACATTATGGTGTTTATAGGTTCgttcgtttttatttctggTTCTTGGTTTATagttcataatttttttttttcatttataatttttcagTTGTGAAGGATGTAAAGGTTTCTTTAAACGTACCGTACGAAAAGATCTATTCTATGCATGTCGTGAAGAACGTAGCTGtataattgataaaaaacaaagaaatcgTTGCCAATATTGTCGTTATCAGAAATGTTTACAAATGGGTATGAAACGTGAAGCAGTACAAGAAGAACGGCAAcgtacaaaagaaaaaaatgataatgaagtaGAAAGTACTTCcaattataatcatgatcTCTTGTTACAACAGATTCGTGAAGCAGAAATGCGTATAGATATTAAACTACGTAAAGAAAGAATAACGGATATAACCGATGCAGTGAAACAACAAGTTGCTCAATTATTTGAATGGGCTCGTATGATACCACATTTTAGTGAATTACATTTAGATGATCAAGTATCATTAATGAAATCTGGTTGGAATGAATTGCTCATTGCTGAATTTGCACATCGTTCAATAGAAGCGGATAAAGTATTAGTATTGTCCAATGGTTTCTATATAAATGAACAAGCGGCAAAAAGTACCGGCATTGGTGAAGTATTTCAACGTGTATTGACCGAATTGGTTAGTAAAATGCGTGAAATGCAAATGGATAAAACAGAAATTGGTTGTTTACGTTCGGTGGTTCTTTTCAATTCAGGTAACATTTGAatgttgtttggttttttttctaatttttttttgaatcaatttttatacagaaatgaaaaatcttaAATCCGTTTCCAATGTTGAACAATATCGAGATAAAGTATATGCAGCATTAGAAGAACATTGTAAATCACATTATCCAAATCAGCCTGGCCGTTTTGCTAAACTATTATTACGTTTACCACCATTGCGTAGTATTGGCCTTAAATGtgttgatcatttatttgttaaACAATTGGGtttattaaataaaaatatcggtatgttttttattctgtatggtttccattttcattttcattcattcaatttttttctttcacaatCAGATGATTATATTCTAGAGAATCTAGAATcaccatcaatcaatcaataatcaatgatcattctGCCCCCATACGCTGTTCTATCCGatgaaatattgattttcttttttttcaattgattatcatacaATCCTGTTTTCACATGATATCTCATTTcattgtggttttttttccttttctttaaaattttatcttttagaaattttttttttgttctgttcatatcatttgatttcGGATTATTAGAAATTACatattttgtaaatttttattctctaTGTGTAATCACATTGTTTGCTCGTATGCATGTATTTCTTATTACATTGGTAATTAttgtaaaattcaaaaaaatgaaaaaattgaaaaatgaaaaattgaaaacaaactcTTAAAACAACTCTCATCATCCATCAATCTCATATATATTGTCATCGAATGTTTTGATCTCTTCAttgctctctctctctttctatcTTGGATTTATATCCACTtccaaaaatttatcaattttttctctgttgatgatttatcaGATTTacttgcaaaaaaaaaaaatgatgacaacaacaaaattgatgcAATTTATTGTATATGCAACAggctactactactaaatgttatttaaataaaattttattccagAGGGTTGAACATTTGTGTATGGTGGTGGACATTGGTCAATGTTCATTAAATTCaagttgaaattgaaaaataactGAATCatagttttattttattttttccatcagaCGGCAGCactttcatcaatcaaataccggtaattttaaatttttaaattataatttattcaGTTCAAACTCGTCGTttaaaatgtgtgtgtgtgtgtgtgtgtgtgtgtgtgtgtgtgtgtgtgtgtgtgtgtgtgtgtgtgtgtgtgtgtgtgtgtgtgtgtgtgtgtgtgtgtgtgtgtgtgtgtgtgtgtgtgtgtgtgtgtgtgtatgagatAGAgtacagaacaaaaaaaaaaatatcggaAGCTTGGAATGGTTGCATTCATTCGATCTCTTCAGGTAATCAAGGATcgtgtttttcttttaaatttagatttgaaaaaaaattaattgctgcaaatgagaaaaaaatgcggAACATTCAcctcgtcgtcgtcgttgttgttgttgttgttgttcccaccatgtgatgatgatccatgatGAATGACAAGTTTATTTTCTCTCGCAttcgtatcatcatcatcatcatcattatttaaaaaCTTGGatgatgagttttttttttacttgaaattaatttcatttcaaatcttaaagacacacacacatatatactgAGTGGTAGTCCTCGATCACAATAATCTTGTGTGtataaagaaatgaaaaaaaaaattttgaattcaaattgaaatgatccTGACATTTTAtgaatgatttgttgttttctgttgttgttgtcgttattgatcaaaatcgaaGGTGAGAttcatgcacacacacacacacacacgaagaaaacattgatccaatgatcattatcatcaacaaataaacatcGACGATCCATCcttgtttttcaaataattcagaaaaaaaagaaagagaattCCTACCCTCATAATAACAATCTAGTCACCTAATccttcatcattgattcattcatttattcgataatcaacaacaatcaatcaatcgataaaacAGTGAAACGGAAAAATATGtatcttatcatcattatttcatattATTCGAATctattctcatcattattgttattagtgttattaatttataaattcgataatcattttgttcacaccttaacaacaacaacaacatcatcatcatcagaaatgatttcgaaatcatcattgccaacaacaacaacaacaacaaatgatattgccacatcttcatcatcatcatcatcgaccataaattttcaacaacagcaacattcAACATATCGTTCAAATTGTccaaaaacattaaattgTACAGATGGATATTTTGATGAAGGAAAAGATTGCTATGAATCCAATCGTAATCGTTGTAATTGTATTGCACATTGTTGCCTAGCATTTGATTGTAGAGATTGGGGACATTTGGTACAATGTCGGCGTAAATGTGGCACTCAAACACCGAATCGTTTTGGCCTAAAACGTAGTGATAAATTagaatgtgaaaaatattattgtGAACGATATTATTTTGATCCATCATGGGATGCACGAAAtgcaaatgatgaacaacgtAATTGTATTggccattgttgttttgcATTCGATTGTCGCCGTGCATTAGGTTATTGTCGTCATGCATGTGGTGTTGAAAATTGGGTTACAGCTCGACCATTAGGCAGATAAATGTTTTAACctgtcaatcaatcaatcgatcgatcaattattgatttaatttattgatttttcatcactaCTCATTGTCCAaaaacacccacacacattggatttaaacaaaatacaaatgcagagaaaaaaaacagaaagacAAACACAATGTTTAATAACCATAAAAACTATCACCACtataaagatcatcatcatcattattatgatgataattggaataaaaaaatttttgtatttgttctGAATATtcatcttgtttttgttgttgtcgatgatgatcattgttaattgttttttgtatcCAATCAGAATAATAACTTATCCGTGAATAAATACCCGGATAATGACGACGGCCACAACCAACACCATATGAAACAATACCATATAGAATATTACGATTAACCAATGGATCAAAACGAAATAATGGCCCACCGGAATCACCTTGACATGAATCTTCACCTTCATCACCGGCACAGATCATATTTTCCGGTGTAAATAAATCTTCATAAACATTTTTACATTCactaatttaaaatttaaaaaacttgttaataaaaaaaaaatctttaaacAAAATCATGATCAACTTACAAATCGGATCTGGATGTTACATTAACCGCCTGCAACGATGGTGctgattttccattttccattGTTCGACCATAACCAGAAACAGTAAAATGAtcacgataatgatgaaattgtcgTTCTAGTTGCGATGATGTTGGCAAACAAATTGCATTTTGTATAGAATTCGGTAACAATGGTAATCGTTTGGAAAGTTTAACTAAAGCCAAATCATAtttggatgaattttttctatataatGGATATTTAATAACTTTTTCAATATTCGATATGAttcgattatgatcatcatcatcattattattattctgatgaCTATTGATATatacaaaatttgaatatccATTCGGTAAAGCAGTATTGGCACCGGAACTCATTCTCACTTCATTCAACTGATTAGATTTCACAGGATTTCCTCTAagcctgaaaaaaaattttttgttgaaattacACATTTACAATTGCATAgagaaactaaaaaaaaaaaaaaacaaaccatcCAAAACAATGAGCTGCTGTTATCACCCATTCTGGATGAATGATGGCACCACcacaaaaatgtttataaTTCGATGTATATGGTCCACGTGATCGTTGAAATGACACTTGCCATGGTATCTGGCTAATATCAACACCATGTCCACCGACAATTCTTAATTGATTACGAcgaaaaaatggatcattcgatgtttttatatgatcataataattagcaaatgatgatgataatgacaacaatgatgatgatgatgacggtgaAGGTGGTCTTGGATCATGGCGACGagcaaatgaataataatcatttttaccACAATTTGATGTACAACATAGATTATGATTAATGTTTTGATTCCAATAATGTTCATTAGGTTTCATTGCTATTTTTACTGGCactgttgtcgtcgttgtagTTGtcgctgctgttgttgttgttgttgttgtatacaatgatgatgattgttttgttcgaTTACGATTTGgatacatttcattttgatgataaataagtGCTAATAATGGATGATATTTCATTAATTCTTGATCATTGAAAAGATTAAAccatgaatcatcattattataattattggtcaatattgttgttggaacatttcgatgataatatttattattattatcgatgacATTCGaattggtttcatttttattgattatgttGAATAATTGTAATACAAGCAACATTGTACCGATTGGTTGTTCATGAATCGATGACGCTGGAATCGATATTGAAGTagtgtccatttttttttgtagatgtttaaaagaaattttttccagcaaaaaaaaaaagagaaaaaatagcAGTTTCTTCAGTTGACAATCACTAATacacaatgaatttttttttacactaaaaaattatttaaaagcaaacgcgttttttttgttgctattgtcgtcatcattatgatgattatttgtgATTAATTTAGAtgaaatcaatatcaatcaagaaaaatcaaggacataaatgaatatttatatCTGGTTCAGATTGAATCTGAAAAACACGAGCAAAACACGATGTTTATGtcatatgaaaaatatggcagcagcagcagcaaaaaaatttcgaaaatttaatttaatttttttttttttgacaggATATACAGGTGAATTTTACGTggatgtcattttttttttttttttttttgattgatatatggttacacacacacatatgcaTTTGTTTCTTCGATAAAGAAAACCAACAATCTGTTCGTGGTATATtggatacacacacacatacattgcACCAGGTTAATCtctatcatcaccatcgccATCAGTCATGGTTCtggtattttatttttattttgtttaataataatgaaatgaaatatggaataatgaaaaaaaaatcaattaaacatTGAGACTAATGAAGCAAAAATCGGTAATGGTGCAAATAGGGATGGATGGGATAGAAAATGTAATGGCtatttacgaaaaaaaaaacacgaaaaCCATGACTAATCGGATTGACAATTAATTTccaacaaaattcatcaacaacatcaataacagtcatcatcatcgttgtcgtcgtcgtcgtcatcatcgattttagTTTCACACATTTTTATAGCTGTTTCATATACATTTCTATGTGATTGATTGGcaagaaatttttgaattttcgtACGAATCTGTCCAACAGAttcttgataataatttcgtCGATCACGACACATTGCTTCATAATCATTGccatatttttcaatcatatatGCACAGAATTTTATCTGTTCGGGgccaaaacgaaaatttttccttaCAGGTTTCGATGCCAATTCGGTTAGTTTTTCAACaactgttgttgatgttttcgTTGTATTTGGTTTTGCATTCTGTGCCATATCATCGatggaaaattcattcgattttttcatttttcgtttccGATGATTTCGTTCAAGTTTTCTATGTAATCGTTGTACAATACTATCGTTacgatcattattcaatgcaggatttttatatttttcatgaAATTTCACATCACTCAATAATTTATTCGGATCTTCTGCAAGTCccatatttttcatattatttataagtgattttttatcatccCACGATTGACGTATGGCATCACAATTGATTGTATTACATTTACGTAGTACACGTAATCGTTGACGTTTTAGTTTATTACTACGTCTATAATGAAACGATCCGGCTTTCAATCTTCGCCGTGAAACACCAGATGCTTTTCCCATTTTATCgtataaaatataaaaaaacagaagaaaacataaatccacaaaaaaaacacgtgtATTCAAATACAAAGACCGTTCATATAGGACGTGTCCAAATTTAAACgatgaaaatcattcgattttattcaaaaagacagagagaaagaaaaaaataggtaattatcatccatttatttacaacaaacaaatcgtcatcatcatcattttattatgtcattgcaattaatcaataatcaatcaattaattttgtcgtttaccatttttacgtttttttccattcttttttttactttttttattctttttattttttgattttgatttcgattttgattttgaatcttttgttttattatccgatttattttgtttagattttttctccttttttgattgttgctgttcGGTGACTGTTTTCTTAGCTTGTTCTTGACCAtcaacttgttgttgttgttccacaGAAGAagattcaatcgattgatcatgATTGGCTACTTCAACATTGATTTCTCGTTTAGTTTTAGTTTTAAAATCGGATGTTTTTGCTGTTTTAGTTTCCACTGTTTCctgtttggtttgtttttgttttttcttcggtttatcattttgaggtttttttattttctcctccttttcatgataattgatggtggtggtggtggtggtggtggtggtggtatcgTTTTcgtcaatttgtttttgctgtGCAATAAGCTCATCTTGTTGTTCTTTTGTTTCAACGATTATGTCTTCGACAATCACttcttttgcttttttcgatttctttgctattgtttttgttgccaatttttcatcatttgaaatctgtccgcaaaaaaatgaaatgaaatgttgaaagaaacaaaaaaaaatatttccaaaTGGAAATCATAATTAACTTACATTACAAGTGTCAGATGAATCAATCGGTggatcgaatgttttttcgcCACCAcccccaccaccaccatcatcatcattgattgattgtatagaattttgtttttttgcatcaaCTTGTTTtgcaaaattattattatcgattacaatcaatgtaattacaaacaaaattatggTCAATAAACgcatgattgattgattttactACTTTCGTTcacataaaaatgaatttttcaatatttcaattgaaatgatttttgattttggatgTAATGTGCAATATTTATATAgtgtgaaacaaaacatattgaatttcttttctggccaattgaaaaaaaaataatgataacgcATTTTTACATTAATaatatatcaata
This window of the Dermatophagoides farinae isolate YC_2012a chromosome 3, ASM2471394v1, whole genome shotgun sequence genome carries:
- the LOC124498459 gene encoding retinoic acid receptor RXR-alpha-B isoform X3; translated protein: MSIPESNKNMLQIKIEQDESLDESLYLAANGIITTTTTATITNGSGPNSVVSSIASISPSSSSTNVFSPYPSTTATTTVPVTSSSSTQSISLFPSSSSSINNNMSSTTTTAATSSSTTTSPQMNNGNGNSNGGNNQIVASSVGSPQSTTNNNNSSSSSTANNNQSGGSYPPNHPLSGSKHLCAICGDRASGKHYGVYSCEGCKGFFKRTVRKDLFYACREERSCIIDKKQRNRCQYCRYQKCLQMGMKREAVQEERQRTKEKNDNEVESTSNYNHDLLLQQIREAEMRIDIKLRKERITDITDAVKQQVAQLFEWARMIPHFSELHLDDQVSLMKSGWNELLIAEFAHRSIEADKVLVLSNGFYINEQAAKSTGIGEVFQRVLTELVSKMREMQMDKTEIGCLRSVVLFNSEMKNLKSVSNVEQYRDKVYAALEEHCKSHYPNQPGRFAKLLLRLPPLRSIGLKCVDHLFVKQLGLLNKNIDDYILENLESPSINQ
- the LOC124498459 gene encoding retinoic acid receptor RXR-alpha-B isoform X2, translated to MNVAVIFFLGFSWIMFLDKKKFIVQKKTAGQQQQRPITVKVCVCVCEHHHKMSIPESNKNMLQIKIEQDESLDESLYLAANGIITTTTTATITNGSGPNSVVSSIASISPSSSSTNVFSPYPSTTATTTVPVTSSSSTQSISLFPSSSSSINNNMSSTTTTAATSSSTTTSPQMNNGNGNSNGGNNQIVASSVGSPQSTTNNNNSSSSSTANNNQSGGSYPPNHPLSGSKHLCAICGDRASGKHYGVYSCEGCKGFFKRTVRKDLFYACREERSCIIDKKQRNRCQYCRYQKCLQMGMKREAVQEERQRTKEKNDNEVESTSNYNHDLLLQQIREAEMRIDIKLRKERITDITDAVKQQVAQLFEWARMIPHFSELHLDDQVSLMKSGWNELLIAEFAHRSIEADKVLVLSNGFYINEQAAKSTGIGEVFQRVLTELVSKMREMQMDKTEIGCLRSVVLFNSEMKNLKSVSNVEQYRDKVYAALEEHCKSHYPNQPGRFAKLLLRLPPLRSIGLKCVDHLFVKQLGLLNKNIDDYILENLESPSINQ
- the LOC124498459 gene encoding uncharacterized protein LOC124498459 isoform X1 — translated: MTSSMMNNHNLSMDIDNGHHQNDVDGHCHGHNIQQQQQQHYQLFCDITALHCSGFNGTINVNNNNSNDDDQRIQQQQSDNHHHHHHHDAKMIVPKLFSSYHHHHHHDIDEENGSSGGNGSYEMISNYHHHHLENSSSSTTATNHMMTNSYAYHHQQQQHHFHHHGHGHHPDTASFQMFYYPYHHHRHHHHTNHLNSLNDTNSTQFYIQNFNNDHHHHHHQSQELSKNVYYQQQQQHSSIQQSETLNWINSQNFQSKFSSSASSAANGIITTTTTATITNGSGPNSVVSSIASISPSSSSTNVFSPYPSTTATTTVPVTSSSSTQSISLFPSSSSSINNNMSSTTTTAATSSSTTTSPQMNNGNGNSNGGNNQIVASSVGSPQSTTNNNNSSSSSTANNNQSGGSYPPNHPLSGSKHLCAICGDRASGKHYGVYSCEGCKGFFKRTVRKDLFYACREERSCIIDKKQRNRCQYCRYQKCLQMGMKREAVQEERQRTKEKNDNEVESTSNYNHDLLLQQIREAEMRIDIKLRKERITDITDAVKQQVAQLFEWARMIPHFSELHLDDQVSLMKSGWNELLIAEFAHRSIEADKVLVLSNGFYINEQAAKSTGIGEVFQRVLTELVSKMREMQMDKTEIGCLRSVVLFNSEMKNLKSVSNVEQYRDKVYAALEEHCKSHYPNQPGRFAKLLLRLPPLRSIGLKCVDHLFVKQLGLLNKNIDDYILENLESPSINQ
- the LOC124498463 gene encoding uncharacterized protein LOC124498463 translates to MYLIIIISYYSNLFSSLLLLVLLIYKFDNHFVHTLTTTTTSSSSEMISKSSLPTTTTTTNDIATSSSSSSSTINFQQQQHSTYRSNCPKTLNCTDGYFDEGKDCYESNRNRCNCIAHCCLAFDCRDWGHLVQCRRKCGTQTPNRFGLKRSDKLECEKYYCERYYFDPSWDARNANDEQRNCIGHCCFAFDCRRALGYCRHACGVENWVTARPLGR
- the LOC124498460 gene encoding uncharacterized protein LOC124498460 — translated: MDTTSISIPASSIHEQPIGTMLLVLQLFNIINKNETNSNVIDNNNKYYHRNVPTTILTNNYNNDDSWFNLFNDQELMKYHPLLALIYHQNEMYPNRNRTKQSSSLYTTTTTTTAATTTTTTTVPVKIAMKPNEHYWNQNINHNLCCTSNCGKNDYYSFARRHDPRPPSPSSSSSLLSLSSSFANYYDHIKTSNDPFFRRNQLRIVGGHGVDISQIPWQVSFQRSRGPYTSNYKHFCGGAIIHPEWVITAAHCFGWLRGNPVKSNQLNEVRMSSGANTALPNGYSNFVYINSHQNNNNDDDDHNRIISNIEKVIKYPLYRKNSSKYDLALVKLSKRLPLLPNSIQNAICLPTSSQLERQFHHYRDHFTVSGYGRTMENGKSAPSLQAVNVTSRSDFECKNVYEDLFTPENMICAGDEGEDSCQGDSGGPLFRFDPLVNRNILYGIVSYGVGCGRRHYPGIYSRISYYSDWIQKTINNDHHRQQQKQDEYSEQIQKFFYSNYHHNNDDDDLYSGDSFYGY
- the LOC124498461 gene encoding nucleolar protein 16 encodes the protein MGKASGVSRRRLKAGSFHYRRSNKLKRQRLRVLRKCNTINCDAIRQSWDDKKSLINNMKNMGLAEDPNKLLSDVKFHEKYKNPALNNDRNDSIVQRLHRKLERNHRKRKMKKSNEFSIDDMAQNAKPNTTKTSTTVVEKLTELASKPVRKNFRFGPEQIKFCAYMIEKYGNDYEAMCRDRRNYYQESVGQIRTKIQKFLANQSHRNVYETAIKMCETKIDDDDDDDNDDDDCY
- the LOC124498464 gene encoding uncharacterized protein LOC124498464; translated protein: MRLLTIILFVITLIVIDNNNFAKQVDAKKQNSIQSINDDDGGGGGGGEKTFDPPIDSSDTCNISNDEKLATKTIAKKSKKAKEVIVEDIIVETKEQQDELIAQQKQIDENDTTTTTTTTTTINYHEKEEKIKKPQNDKPKKKQKQTKQETVETKTAKTSDFKTKTKREINVEVANHDQSIESSSVEQQQQVDGQEQAKKTVTEQQQSKKEKKSKQNKSDNKTKDSKSKSKSKSKNKKNKKSKKKNGKKRKNGKRQN